In the Drosophila biarmipes strain raj3 chromosome X, RU_DBia_V1.1, whole genome shotgun sequence genome, one interval contains:
- the LOC108023908 gene encoding early endosome antigen 1 isoform X5: MDLRSWRKVLIQWVIECHFTEHNFITLEQSDIDAFFAVYVHKAQVAPPEEEDALPAQPEEHRSHLQNFLRDHYPEFSAHIDGHGHLVTADYVYVYTLLLHYACVKQPSVFIHSICKKLPELVQTCIANFFGQTMEQQLTRQYLRQAMSNVSVVYRQGVQISPSRPSCSAMSPELNVDITPGTPSSPSASPQLPSSTPQIRHRDRLRLQMSANDLLAPSTPKTELLEQRTRELRGVRAQLEMVSYEKTVLEEQQAEKENLIKTLNKENKMAKKQLAKLKNAVQNGQDDDATADYVHNDFDHLKRSLMKEISQKEAIIAETNDKLQDLCAEKSELVEKLKTSGDKLLACVDRIRELEQRLEESSLVVTSREETITCLERDKQELDRCLQEAREELHNRREVLNASSDLLNCSLSPNTTPENLASSVIDKQLREKEHENTELRAEMQKQNAYLQEVSQSVACFVQKHSIEPDPLADDGSPSLLSSITMIELTFAAEVAKSMRLQKQCDSQSEDIEGLTSKLQRSLKSLEEQRVQLDEARIRIDELEQKAAEARHSHARQIQKLQENHDHDINVFHLENKRLLKLQDELNEMVAKGDAHLAEVKEHLGEKERQIDGLGAQISDLRERNKALGNRISLLDGERSREASRSEKELRCHTYLRDKYNHCRGQLEARIDAMDRLIRQLDASDWDTACQSVLHLQSERESLRVTMESLNTYIKARADEEQRLTSQRDELSTQNESLSQQYSKLKDDSDAFLGRITSLLRADNSVASLASSIGKQFRDIESLVEQQVRTLHETEAEVSGLNDQVADLEQRNAELVTQALEEGERLSRKLEVTSAKLNEEMKKQHIQLDKQSDEIASHNRKVGLLEKALKKTQDKLAKAQVKIQSLSATAINSIASIEPRLLKLGSISNYAGCTDPNDPSQFQSWMTHFVDIYDQMDVSRQTLENRYVEASRLMDTLSKAKKELEEQVHQLQNQTTSGQLPMLKQLNETINNLEQVNDKLTKDNIKLHDMNLELSQNLMKSHGEVERRVTKFVQLEASDRRKASDLHDCRKKQDEQRAELKSMQEKMATLKETYEKQIEELKASCDQQSKEVEKVADISQDLQVNLKQTENLSKLVEEHKQLLKNTKDEHEKRCKELEKQLAEKDEELAKLKALEAECQKRCQDLEKQLAEKESQSSELVKEHEVEVKKIKAELEEARYQENEMRLQDKELRQTIETHKQLLRDASSDLQDSRLKEQSLRQTMETHKQLMIESGPSEELLSLRNKLLEKEKLTNELRAKVEKLESSEELLTLRNQLQEEQKLTNELRTKVKKLESNDELLSLRTKLQEEEKLINELRVQLENRESSEELHTLRNQLQEEQKLTNELRTKVEKLETNDELLSLRTKLQEKEKLINELRVQLENRESSEELLSLRNKLQEEEKLINELRAQLENRESSEELLSLRNKLQEEEKLTHQLKAQIEKKGFNKELVSLRNKLQEEEKLTKQLRAMLDKRETSKELVGLRNKLQEEEKLTKQLRQKLEKQRKELGKTKDVEEMEIAEEHLRGLQTKLKDEEKLTNHLKEELRSAKAQLASDASITAELRALYDNSKGELISVRNQLQSEADLMDQMKVLLDKQQKDLAKAKEQLKSAESSKEELLALQTKLQQEQKLTDQLKEELSTVKAELASNANSTAELRKLYESTRQQVFSLQSKLQDEQKLTDELNNQLKEKLKKLSDSSKEDLLSLQTQLHNEEKVRDLLKKKLAEKEEELEATKCQLESNASRISQVNVSSKEELLILRNKLHDQENLSHQLNAELAKQQELLSTANGQLESYASRTAELQSWYDGAKEEVVNMWIRVRDAESHSEKATAELKNHKMEEERLKLERYSTLREIDLVKERLVKAEREYQVSLATLEDQIETLEERHTLAEVERASTNKRITELESICKAKDEYAGELKDKLLRSKLLHDRLELEISCHVSEVEKLNQQLAKKDEQMAELRQSLQSEIAERSEKQQKDVVELQQRLDSEMAKRQKAEEQLAAVNERLTGLVQELDGTRLVHEACQFELEEKTREIETIRAESAERIRFYKERLDALDQKLAQCHEDLAELRTANENRSPSPKDLGATYSKADAPAMDDNMGQLRQEAARNSKLALDCQILQAKYRDAKDEIQRCEQKIKDQRLEMEGKLDKMKTKMTQTNLSVHPRAVGRLTRIARGTDATDGAQAEDRAVPMAEQILVRNILDKPVAEGRNNDDAPAEEGRGNEVAIPQRNDWRCTSSLFLLIGMNALFLAALVLTLRMNDSKLDIVFTNPKEF, translated from the exons ATGGACCTGCGCAGCTGGCGTAAGGTCCTGATCCAGTGG GTCATAGAGTGCCACTTCACCGAGCACAACTTCATCACGCTGGAGCAGTCGGACATCGACGCCTTCTTCGCGGTCTACGTGCACAAGGCCCAGGTGGCgccgccggaggaggaggacgcgCTGCCCGCCCAGCCCGAGGAGCACCGCTCCCACCTGCAGAACTTCCTCAGAG ACCACTATCCAGAGTTCAGTGCCCACATAGACGGCCATGGACACCTTGTGACCGCGGACTACGTGTACGTCTACACACTGCTCCTGCACTACGCGTGCGTGAAGCAGCCCAGCGTGTTCATCCACAGCATCTGCAAGAAGCTGCCGGAGCTGGTGCAGACCTGCATCGCCAACTTCTTCGGCCAGACGATGGAGCAGCAGCTGACGCGGCAATATCTCCGCCAGGCCATGAGCAATGTGTCTGTGGTTTACCGCCAGGGCGTCCAGATCAGCCCCAGTCGGCCCAGCTGCAGCGCCATGAGTCCCGAACTGAACGTTGATATCACACCGGGCACCCCCTCGTCCCCGTCCGCATCGCCTCAGCTGCCGAGCAGCACGCCACAGATCCGCCACCGTGATCGCCTGCGCCTCCAGATGTCTGCCAACGACTTGCTGGCTCCGTCCACACCCAAGACCGAGCTGCTGGAGCAGCGCACCCGGGAGCTGCGCGGTGTGCGCGCCCAGCTGGAGATGGTGTCCTACGAGAAGACCGTGCTCGAGGAGCAGCAAGCGGAGAAGGAGAACCTCATCAAAACGCTGAACAAAG AGAACAAGATGGCCAAAAAGCAACTGGCCAAGCTCAAGAACGCCGTCCAGAATGGGCAGGACGACGATGCCACGGCCGACTACGTGCACAATGATTTTGATCAT CTGAAGCGGAGTCTGATGAAGGAAATCAGCCAAAAGGAGGCCATTATAGCCGAGACCAACGATAAGCTGCAGGATTTGTGCGCGGAAAAATCCGAGCTGGTCGAGAAG CTTAAAACATCCGGGGACAAACTGCTCGCGTGCGTTGACAGAATCCGGGAGCTGGAGCAGCGCCTGGAGGAGTCCAGCCTGGTCGTGACTTCTAGAGAAGAAACGATCACCTGCTTGGAGCGCGACAAGCAGGAGCTGGATCGTTGTCTACAGGAGGCGCGCGAGGAGTTGCACAACCGACGCGAGGTTCTTAATGCGTCCTCGGACTTGCTCAACTGTTCCCTGTCCCCGAACACCACGCCCGAGAATCTGGCCAGCTCTGTGATCGACAAGCAGCTGCGCGAGAAGGAGCACGAGAACACCGAACTGAGGGCAGAGATGCAGAAGCAGAACGCGTACTTGCAGGAGGTAAGCCAGAGTGTGGCCTGCTTCGTCCAGAAGCACAGCATCGAGCCGGACCCTCTGGCTGACGATGGGTCCCCATCCCTGCTGTCCAGCATCACGATGATCGAGTTGACATTTGCGGCGGAGGTGGCCAAGAGCATGCGTCTGCAGAAGCAGTGCGACAGTCAGAGCGAGGATATCGAGGGTCTTACCTCAAAGCTCCAGCGGTCACTTAAATCTCTGGAAGAACAGAGAGTACAGTTGGACGAGGCCAGGATCAGGATTGATGAGCTTGAGCAGAAAGCTGCCGAAGCGAGACATAGTCATGCCAGACAGATTCAAAAATTGCAGGAGAATCACGATCACGACATTAACGTGTTCCACTTGGAGAATAAGAGGTTGTTAAAACTCCAGGATGAGCTCAATGAGATGGTGGCCAAGGGGGACGCACATCTGGCCGAGGTGAAGGAGCATCTGGGCGAGAAAGAGCGCCAGATAGACGGCTTGGGTGCTCAAATCTCGGACCTGCGCGAGCGGAACAAGGCACTCGGAAATAGGATCAGCCTGCTTGATGGGGAGCGAAGCAGGGAGGCGAGCCGTTCGGAGAAGGAGCTGCGCTGCCATACGTACTTGCGTGACAAGTATAACCATTGCCGGGGCCAGCTTGAGGCTAGGATCGATGCCATGGATCGGTTGATCCGCCAACTGGATGCTTCGGACTGGGACACCGCGTGTCAAAGCGTGCTCCATCTGCAGTCTGAACGCGAATCCCTCAGGGTGACCATGGAATCGCTAAATACGTATATAAAGGCAAGGGCGGATGAGGAGCAGCGCCTCACCAGCCAACGGGATGAGCTAAGTACCCAAAACGAGTCGCTGAGCCAGCAGTACAGCAAGTTAAAGGATGATTCAGACGCTTTTCTGGGCCGCATCACTAGCCTCTTGAGGGCTGATAACTCTGTGGCCTCCCTGGCATCCTCCATTGGCAAGCAATTCCGTGATATTGAATCGTTGGTCGAGCAGCAAGTGAGAACATTGCATGAGACAGAGGCGGAGGTGAGTGGATTGAATGATCAGGTGGCAGATCTTGAGCAACGCAATGCAGAGCTCGTCACCCAGGCGCTCGAAGAGGGGGAAAGACTGAGCCGAAAGTTGGAGGTCACTTCAGCCAAGCTGAATGAGGAGATGAAAAAACAGCATATCCAGCTTGATAAGCAGAGTGACGAGATCGCCAGCCATAACAGAAAGGTTGGCCTGCTAGAAAAGGCTCTGAAGAAAACGCAAGACAAGCTGGCGAAGGCTCAGGTGAAGATTCAAAGCCTAAGTGCAACAGCCATCAATTCCATTGCCAGCATCGAACCTCGTCTTTTGAAATTGGGTTCAATCTCCAATTATGCTGGCTGCACTGATCCCAACGACCCCTCGCAGTTCCAGTCTTGGATGACCCACTTTGTGGACATCTATGACCAAATGGATGTCAGTCGTCAGACTCTGGAGAACCGGTACGTGGAGGCCTCAAGGCTAATGGATACGCTtagcaaggccaagaaggaaTTGGAGGAGCAGGTGCACCAGCTGCAGAATCAGACGACTAGCGGTCAGCTCCCCATGCTGAAGCAGCTCAACGAAACCATCAACAACTTGGAGCAGGTGAACGACAAGCTGACCAAGGACAACATTAAGCTACACGACATGAATCTGGAGTTGAGTCAGAATCTCATGAAGTCCCACGGCGAGGTGGAACGTCGCGTGACCAAATTCGTCCAGTTGGAGGCTTCGGACAGGCGAAAGGCCAGCGATTTGCATGATTGCCGAAAGAAGCAGGATGAACAGAGAGCTGAACTGAAGTCCATGCAGGAAAAGATGGCCACGTTGAAGGAAACGTATGAGAAACAAATTGAAGAACTGAAAGCCAGCTGTGATCAGCAGTCCAAGGAAGTTGAGAAAGTAGCGGATATAAGTCAGGACTTGCAGGTGAACCTTAAGCAAACCGagaatttatcaaaattagTGGAGGAGCACAAGCAGCTGTTGAAGAACACCAAGGATGAGCACGAAAAGCGTTGCAAGGAGCTCGAGAAACAGTTGGCGGAAAAGGATGAAGAGCTGGCAAAGTTAAAGGCTTTGGAGGCAGAGTGTCAAAAGCGCTGCCAAGATCTCGAGAAGCAACTGGCGGAGAAGGAGTCCCAGTCCTCGGAGTTGGTCAAAGAGCACGAAGTCGaagttaagaaaataaaagcggAGCTGGAGGAGGCTCGCTATCAGGAGAACGAGATGCGCCTGCAGGACAAAGAGCTGCGCCAGACCATAGAGACGCACAAGCAACTGTTAAGAGATGCTAGCTCCGATCTGCAGGACTCTCGCCTTAAGGAGCAGAGCTTGCGCCAAACTATGGAGACCCACAAGCAGCTAATGATAGAGTCGGGACCCAGCGAGGAGCTCCTCAGTTTGCGTAATAAGCTCCTGGAGAAGGAGAAGCTTACCAATGAACTCAGGGCAAAGGTAGAGAAGCTAGAGTCCAGCGAGGAGCTTCTTACTTTGCGCAATCAGCTTCAGGAAGAGCAGAAGCTTACAAATGAGCTCAGGACAAAGGTGAAGAAGTTAGAATCCAACGATGAGCTTCTCAGCTTGCGTACTAAACTCCAGGAGGAAGAAAAGCTTATAAATGAGCTCAGGGTACAGCTAGAGAATCGAGAATCCAGCGAGGAGCTTCATACTTTGCGCAATCAGCTTCAGGAAGAGCAGAAGCTTACGAATGAGCTCAGGACAAAGGTAGAGAAGTTAGAAACCAACGATGAGCTTCTCAGTTTGCGTACTAAGCTCCAGGAGAAAGAAAAGCTTATAAATGAGCTCAGGGTACAGCTGGAGAATCGAGAATCCAGCGAGGAGCTCCTCAGTTTGCGCAACAAGCTCCAGGAAGAAGAGAAGCTTATCAATGAGCTCAGGGCACAGCTAGAGAATCGAGAATCCAGCGAGGAGCTTCTCAGTTTGCGTAATAAGCTCCAGGAGGAAGAAAAGCTTACGCATCAGCTCAAGGCGCAGATAGAGAAGAAAGGATTCAACAAGGAGCTTGTCAGCTTGCGTAACAAGCTCCAGGAGGAAGAGAAGCTTACCAAGCAGCTCAGGGCAATGCTAGATAAGAGAGAAACCAGCAAGGAGCTTGTCGGTTTGCGTAATAAGCTCCAGGAGGAAGAGAAGCTCACGAAGCAGCTCAGGCAGAAGCTAGAGAAGCAACGGAAGGAGCTGGGCAAGACCAAGGACGTCGAAGAAATGGAGATCGCCGAGGAGCATTTGCGCGGTCTACAAACTAAGCTTAAGGACGAAGAGAAGCTTACAAATCATCTGAAGGAGGAGCTGCGCTCGGCCAAGGCCCAACTGGCCAGCGATGCAAGCATTACGGCTGAACTAAGAGCACTGTACGACAACTCCAAGGGGGAGCTGATCAGTGTGCGTAACCAGCTCCAGAGCGAAGCGGATCTTATGGATCAGATGAAAGTGTTGCTAGACAAGCAACAAAAAGATCTGGCCAAGGCCAAGGAGCAGCTCAAGAGCGCCGAGAGCTCCAAGGAGGAACTGCTGGCCCTTCAAACCAAACTTCAGCAAGAGCAGAAGCTCACGGATCAGCTCAAGGAGGAGCTGAGCACGGTCAAGGCCGAACTCGCAAGCAATGCAAACAGTACGGCGGAACTGCGTAAATTGTATGAGAGCACCAGGCAGCAAGTGTTCAGTCTGCAAAGCAAACTTCAGGACGAACAGAAGCTTACGGATGAGCTGAACAATCAGCTTAAGGAGAAGCTAAAAAAATTGAGCGACAGCTCCAAGGAGGATCTCCTCAGCCTGCAGACTCAGCTCCATAACGAGGAGAAGGTCAGGGATCTGCTCAAGAAGAAGCTGGCCGAGAAAGAGGAAGAGCTGGAAGCCACCAAGTGCCAACTTGAGAGCAATGCCAGTCGAATCTCGCAAGTAAATGTAAGCTCCAAGGAGGAGCTGCTCATCCTGCGGAATAAGCTCCACGACCAGGAGAACCTAAGTCATCAGCTCAATGCTGAGCTGGCCAAACAGCAGGAGCTGCTGAGCACAGCCAATGGCCAACTCGAAAGCTATGCAAGTCGAACGGCGGAACTGCAATCGTGGTACGACGGTGCTAAGGAGGAGGTGGTAAACATGTGGATTAGGGTTAGGGACGCAGAAAGCCATTCGGAGAAGGCCACCGCAGAGCTGAAGAATCACAAGATGGAAGAGGAAAGATTGAAACTCGAAAGGTATTCCACACTGCGAGAGATCGACCTGGTTAAGGAGCGCTTGGTGAAGGCCGAGCGCGAGTACCAGGTCAGCCTGGCCACCCTGGAGGACCAAATCGAAACGCTGGAGGAGCGCCACACATTGGCGGAGGTGGAGCGTGCCTCTACCAACAAGCGGATCACCGAGCTGGAGTCAATTTGCAAGGCCAAGGATGAATATGCCGGCGAACTAAAGGACAAGCTCTTGCGGTCCAAGCTCTTGCACGACCGCCTGGAGCTCGAGATCAGTTGCCACGTTTCGGAGGTGGAAAAACTAAACCAACAGCTGGCAAAGAAGGATGAACAGATGGCTGAATTGCGCCAAAGCCTGCAATCTGAAATCGCTGAGCGAAGCGAGAAGCAGCAAAAGGATGTGGTCGAGCTGCAGCAACGTTTGGATAGCGAGATGGCTAAACGCCAGAAGGCCGAGGAGCAGTTGGCAGCCGTCAACGAACGGCTCACCGGTCTTGTCCAGGAGCTGGACGGCACACGACTCGTCCACGAAGCCTGCCAGTTCGAGCTGGAGGAGAAGACGCGCGAGATTGAGACCATTCGTGCCGAGTCGGCGGAGCGCATTCGTTTCTACAAGGAGCGCCTCGACGCCTTGGATCAGAAGCTGGCCCAATGCCACGAAGACCTGGCCGAGCTGAGAACCGCCAACGAGAACCGATCGCCGAGTCCCAAAGACCTCGGTGCCACCTACAGCAAGGCGGATGCCCCCGCAATGGACGACAATATGGGCCAGCTGCGCCAGGAGGCGGCGCGAAACAGCAAGCTTGCGCTGGACTGCCAGATCCTGCAGGCCAAGTACCGCGATGCCAAGGATGAGATCCAGCGCTGCGAGCAGAAGATCAAGGACCAGCGTCTCGAGATGGAGGGCAAGCTGGACAAGATGAAGACCAAGATG